One part of the Homo sapiens chromosome 19, GRCh38.p14 Primary Assembly genome encodes these proteins:
- the ZNF799 gene encoding zinc finger protein 799 isoform X2 has translation MQETIRNLDCVGMKWKDQNIEDQYRYPRKNLRCRMLERFVESKDGTQCGETSSQIQDSIVTKNTLPGVGPYESRMSGEVIMGHSSLNCYIRVGAGHKPYEYHECGEKPDTHKQRGKAFSYHNSLQTHERLHTGKKPYNCKECGKSFSSLGNLQRHMAVQRGDGPYKFYYICMRERTLERNHMNVSSVLKPFLFTVPI, from the exons ATGCAGGAAACCATCAGGAACCTGGATTGTGTAG gaatgaaatggaaagaccAGAACATTGAAGATCAATATAGATATCCCAGGAAAAATCTAAG ATGTCGTATGTTAGAGAGATTTGTTGAAAGTAAAGATGGAACTCAATGTGGAGAAACATCTAGCCAGATTCAAGATAGTATTGTGACCAAGAACACTCTTCCTGGAGTAGGTCCATATGAAAGCCGTATGAGTGGAGAAGTCATCATGGGTCATTCATCCCTTAATTGTTACATCAGAGTTGGTGCTGGGCACAAACCATATGAGTATCATGAATGTGGAGAGAAGCCAGATACGCATAAACAAcgtgggaaagccttcagttaCCACAACTCACTTCAAACACATGAGAGGCTTCACACTGGAAAGAAACCATATAAttgtaaagaatgtgggaagtCCTTCAGTTCTTTGGGAAACCTTCAAAGACACATGGCAGTGCAGCGTGGAGATGGACCTTATAAAT TTTATTACATATGCATGAGAGAAcgcacactggagagaaaccatatgaATGTAAGCAGTGTTCTAAAGCCTTTTCTTTTTACAGTTCCTATCTAA
- the ZNF799 gene encoding zinc finger protein 799 isoform X1 has product MASVALEDVAVNFTREEWALLGPCQKNLYKDVMQETIRNLDCVGMKWKDQNIEDQYRYPRKNLRCRMLERFVESKDGTQCGETSSQIQDSIVTKNTLPGVGPYESRMSGEVIMGHSSLNCYIRVGAGHKPYEYHECGEKPDTHKQRGKAFSYHNSLQTHERLHTGKKPYNCKECGKSFSSLGNLQRHMAVQRGDGPYKCKLCGKAFFWPSLLHMHERTHTGEKPYECKQCSKAFSFYSSYLRHERTHTGEKLYECKQCSKAFPDYSSCLRHERTHTGKKPYTCKQCGKAFSASTSLRRHETTHTDEKPYACQQCGKAFHHLGSFQRHMVMHTRDGPHKCKICGKGFDCPSSLKSHERTHTGEKLYECKQCGKALSHSSSFRRHMTMHTGDGPHKCKICGKAFVYPSVFQRHEKTHTAEKPYKCKQCGKAYRISSSLRRHETTHTGEKPYKCKCGKAFIDFYSFQNHKTTHAGEKPYECKECGKAFSCFQYLSQHRRTHTGEKPYECNTCKKAFSHFGNLKVHERIHSGEKPYECKECGKAFSWLTCFLRHERIHMREKPYECQQCGKAFTHSRFLQGHEKTHTGENPYECKECGKAFASLSSLHRHKKTHWKKTHTGENPYGCKECGKAFASLSSLHRHKKTH; this is encoded by the exons GCCTCAGTGGCTTTAGAGGATGTGGCTGTGAACTTCACCCGAGAAGAGTGGGCTTTGCTGGGTCCTTGTCAGAAGAATCTCTACAAAGATGTGATGCAGGAAACCATCAGGAACCTGGATTGTGTAG gaatgaaatggaaagaccAGAACATTGAAGATCAATATAGATATCCCAGGAAAAATCTAAG ATGTCGTATGTTAGAGAGATTTGTTGAAAGTAAAGATGGAACTCAATGTGGAGAAACATCTAGCCAGATTCAAGATAGTATTGTGACCAAGAACACTCTTCCTGGAGTAGGTCCATATGAAAGCCGTATGAGTGGAGAAGTCATCATGGGTCATTCATCCCTTAATTGTTACATCAGAGTTGGTGCTGGGCACAAACCATATGAGTATCATGAATGTGGAGAGAAGCCAGATACGCATAAACAAcgtgggaaagccttcagttaCCACAACTCACTTCAAACACATGAGAGGCTTCACACTGGAAAGAAACCATATAAttgtaaagaatgtgggaagtCCTTCAGTTCTTTGGGAAACCTTCAAAGACACATGGCAGTGCAGCGTGGAGATGGACCTTATAAATGTAAGTTGTGTGGGAAAGCGTTTTTTTGGCCCAGTTTATTACATATGCATGAGAGAAcgcacactggagagaaaccatatgaATGTAAGCAGTGTTCTAAAGCCTTTTCTTTTTACAGTTCCTATCTAAGACATGAAAGAACACATACTGGGGAGAAACTGTATGAATGTAAACAGTGTTCTAAAGCCTTCCCTGATTACAGTTCTTGTCTAAGACATGAAAGAACTCACACTGGAAAGAAACCCTATACATGTAaacaatgtgggaaagccttcagtgcTTCCACTTCCCTTCGAAGACACGAAACAACTCACACTGATGAGAAACCCTATGCATGTCAGCAATGTGGGAAAGCGTTTCATCATCTGGGAAGCTTTCAAAGACACATGGTAATGCACACGAGAGATGGACCTCATAAGTGTAAGATATGTGGAAAAGGCTTTGATTGTCCTAGTTCACTGAAAAGTCATgaaagaactcacactggagagaaactctATGAATGCAAGCAGTGTGGGAAAGCGTTATCTCATAGCTCAAGCTTTCGAAGACACATGACAATGCACACTGGAGATGGACCTCACAAATGCAAGATATGTGGGAAAGCCTTTGTTTATCCCAGTGTATTTCAAAGGCATGAAAAGACTCACACTGcagagaaaccctataaatgtaaaCAATGTGGCAAAGCCTACCGTATTTCCAGTTCTCTTCGAAGGCATGAAAcaactcatactggagagaaaccctataaatgcaaatgtgggaaagcctttattgatttctattcctttcaaaATCACAAAACAACTCATGCTGGAGAGAAGCCATATgagtgtaaggaatgtgggaaagcatTCAGTTGTTTCCAATACCTTTCTCAACATAGAAGGactcacacaggagagaaaccttatgagTGTAACACATGTAAGAAAGCCTTCAGTCATTTTGGTAACTTAAAAGTACATGAAAGAATTCACTCTGGAGAGAAGCcgtatgaatgtaaggaatgtgggaaagcatTCTCTTGGCTCACTTGCTTTCTACGACATGAAAGAATTCACATgagagagaaaccctatgagtgtCAACAATGTGGTAAAGCCTTCACTCATTCCCGTTTTCTTCAAGGACATGAAAaaactcatactggagagaacccgtatgaatgtaaggaatgtgggaaagcatTTGCTTCTCTCAGTTCCTTGCATAGACATAAAAAGACTCACTGGAAAaaaactcacactggagagaaccCGTATggatgtaaggaatgtgggaaagcatTTGCTTCTCTCAGTTCCTTGCATAGACATAAAAAGACTCACTAG
- the ZNF799 gene encoding zinc finger protein 799 isoform 2 (isoform 2 is encoded by transcript variant 2) yields the protein MQETIRNLDCVGMKWKDQNIEDQYRYPRKNLRCRMLERFVESKDGTQCGETSSQIQDSIVTKNTLPGVGPYESRMSGEVIMGHSSLNCYIRVGAGHKPYEYHECGEKPDTHKQRGKAFSYHNSLQTHERLHTGKKPYNCKECGKSFSSLGNLQRHMAVQRGDGPYKCKLCGKAFFWPSLLHMHERTHTGEKPYECKQCSKAFSFYSSYLRHERTHTGEKLYECKQCSKAFPDYSSCLRHERTHTGKKPYTCKQCGKAFSASTSLRRHETTHTDEKPYACQQCGKAFHHLGSFQRHMVMHTRDGPHKCKICGKGFDCPSSLKSHERTHTGEKLYECKQCGKALSHSSSFRRHMTMHTGDGPHKCKICGKAFVYPSVFQRHEKTHTAEKPYKCKQCGKAYRISSSLRRHETTHTGEKPYKCKCGKAFIDFYSFQNHKTTHAGEKPYECKECGKAFSCFQYLSQHRRTHTGEKPYECNTCKKAFSHFGNLKVHERIHSGEKPYECKECGKAFSWLTCFLRHERIHMREKPYECQQCGKAFTHSRFLQGHEKTHTGENPYECKECGKAFASLSSLHRHKKTHWKKTHTGENPYGCKECGKAFASLSSLHRHKKTH from the exons ATGCAGGAAACCATCAGGAACCTGGATTGTGTAG gaatgaaatggaaagaccAGAACATTGAAGATCAATATAGATATCCCAGGAAAAATCTAAG ATGTCGTATGTTAGAGAGATTTGTTGAAAGTAAAGATGGAACTCAATGTGGAGAAACATCTAGCCAGATTCAAGATAGTATTGTGACCAAGAACACTCTTCCTGGAGTAGGTCCATATGAAAGCCGTATGAGTGGAGAAGTCATCATGGGTCATTCATCCCTTAATTGTTACATCAGAGTTGGTGCTGGGCACAAACCATATGAGTATCATGAATGTGGAGAGAAGCCAGATACGCATAAACAAcgtgggaaagccttcagttaCCACAACTCACTTCAAACACATGAGAGGCTTCACACTGGAAAGAAACCATATAAttgtaaagaatgtgggaagtCCTTCAGTTCTTTGGGAAACCTTCAAAGACACATGGCAGTGCAGCGTGGAGATGGACCTTATAAATGTAAGTTGTGTGGGAAAGCGTTTTTTTGGCCCAGTTTATTACATATGCATGAGAGAAcgcacactggagagaaaccatatgaATGTAAGCAGTGTTCTAAAGCCTTTTCTTTTTACAGTTCCTATCTAAGACATGAAAGAACACATACTGGGGAGAAACTGTATGAATGTAAACAGTGTTCTAAAGCCTTCCCTGATTACAGTTCTTGTCTAAGACATGAAAGAACTCACACTGGAAAGAAACCCTATACATGTAaacaatgtgggaaagccttcagtgcTTCCACTTCCCTTCGAAGACACGAAACAACTCACACTGATGAGAAACCCTATGCATGTCAGCAATGTGGGAAAGCGTTTCATCATCTGGGAAGCTTTCAAAGACACATGGTAATGCACACGAGAGATGGACCTCATAAGTGTAAGATATGTGGAAAAGGCTTTGATTGTCCTAGTTCACTGAAAAGTCATgaaagaactcacactggagagaaactctATGAATGCAAGCAGTGTGGGAAAGCGTTATCTCATAGCTCAAGCTTTCGAAGACACATGACAATGCACACTGGAGATGGACCTCACAAATGCAAGATATGTGGGAAAGCCTTTGTTTATCCCAGTGTATTTCAAAGGCATGAAAAGACTCACACTGcagagaaaccctataaatgtaaaCAATGTGGCAAAGCCTACCGTATTTCCAGTTCTCTTCGAAGGCATGAAAcaactcatactggagagaaaccctataaatgcaaatgtgggaaagcctttattgatttctattcctttcaaaATCACAAAACAACTCATGCTGGAGAGAAGCCATATgagtgtaaggaatgtgggaaagcatTCAGTTGTTTCCAATACCTTTCTCAACATAGAAGGactcacacaggagagaaaccttatgagTGTAACACATGTAAGAAAGCCTTCAGTCATTTTGGTAACTTAAAAGTACATGAAAGAATTCACTCTGGAGAGAAGCcgtatgaatgtaaggaatgtgggaaagcatTCTCTTGGCTCACTTGCTTTCTACGACATGAAAGAATTCACATgagagagaaaccctatgagtgtCAACAATGTGGTAAAGCCTTCACTCATTCCCGTTTTCTTCAAGGACATGAAAaaactcatactggagagaacccgtatgaatgtaaggaatgtgggaaagcatTTGCTTCTCTCAGTTCCTTGCATAGACATAAAAAGACTCACTGGAAAaaaactcacactggagagaaccCGTATggatgtaaggaatgtgggaaagcatTTGCTTCTCTCAGTTCCTTGCATAGACATAAAAAGACTCACTAG